The following proteins are co-located in the Thermodesulfobacteriota bacterium genome:
- the rpsG gene encoding 30S ribosomal protein S7, with protein sequence MVRPAPVRARKFRKVADPRHGDEILGKLINKVMWDGKKSTAESIVYGALELVETKSSQAGLEVFHTALENIKPLLEVKSRRVGGSTYQVPIEVSPKRRLSLGIRWLVEYARARGEKTMREKLAGEILDAQQNRGGAVKKREDTLRMAEANKAFAHFRW encoded by the coding sequence ATCGTGCGCCCCGCGCCCGTCCGGGCTCGCAAGTTTCGGAAGGTCGCAGACCCCCGGCACGGCGACGAGATCCTCGGCAAGCTCATCAACAAGGTCATGTGGGACGGCAAGAAGAGCACTGCCGAGAGCATCGTTTACGGTGCCCTGGAGTTGGTGGAGACCAAGTCCAGCCAGGCGGGGCTCGAGGTGTTCCACACGGCTCTGGAGAACATCAAGCCGCTCCTCGAGGTCAAGTCCCGGCGGGTGGGGGGTTCCACCTACCAGGTGCCCATCGAGGTGAGCCCCAAGCGGCGACTCTCCCTGGGCATCCGGTGGCTCGTGGAGTACGCCCGAGCCCGGGGCGAGAAGACCATGCGGGAAAAGCTGGCCGGCGAGATCCTCGACGCCCAGCAGAACCGCGGGGGCGCGGTGAAGAAGCGGGAGGACACCCTGCGCATGGCCGAGGCCAACAAGGCCTTTGCCCACTTCCGCTGGTAG
- the fusA gene encoding elongation factor G codes for MARSAPADQIRNIGIAAHVDAGKTTTVERILSLTGGMGRAGGFLEGGGTPDGPEGDQEREITITAAATACTWRGYRIHLIDTPGQADRTPEVDRSLRVLDGAVAVLSAVEGVEPQAEAIWRQADERGVPRIAFVNKMDCGGADFSRVLEMMRERLGAKPLAMQLPVGAEAGFRGVVDLVARRARLWDREEEGPGGEDGPIPAELHAQAGAARARLLDALAEVDEVFRRGGVAGEDPPEEAVRAGVRRATLACRGVPVLCGSAFRSKGLAALLDAVVDYLPSPTDVPPQVGYDLAGSRGVVRRPDPREPFAALVFKVMTDPYVGPLTFLRVYSGALQAGAYVLNPRRGKRERVGRLLEMRATERREIEALGAGGVGAAVGLKNTVAGDTLCDPGAPVVLELSEPTEPVLSVALEPKTQADREKLAAGLARMASEDPALLARMDEETGRAVLSGGSELHLEILVNRLLREFQVGAQVEGVAVAYRETVSAAAQAEGRFVRQTGGRGHYGHVVLRVEPGDPGEALVFASAASASPVPREYLPAVEKGVAEGLERGPLGGFPVVGVRVTVLGGSWREAESSEVAFQLAASQAVREAVRAAAPVLLEPVMALEVAVPGEFLGDVTAELAARGGAIRGTDRRGGAQVVYADVPLAALLGYGRVLRARTQGRGTFGMRFRQYRRAVDDAGSPAA; via the coding sequence GTGGCTCGGTCTGCCCCCGCCGACCAGATTCGCAATATCGGGATTGCCGCCCACGTCGATGCCGGCAAGACCACCACCGTGGAGCGAATTCTTTCCCTGACGGGAGGGATGGGGCGGGCCGGAGGGTTTCTCGAGGGGGGAGGCACGCCGGACGGACCGGAAGGGGACCAGGAGCGGGAGATCACGATCACGGCGGCGGCCACTGCCTGTACCTGGCGGGGCTACCGAATCCACCTGATCGACACGCCCGGCCAGGCAGACCGTACACCCGAGGTGGACCGGAGCCTGCGAGTGCTGGACGGTGCGGTGGCCGTCTTGAGCGCCGTCGAAGGGGTGGAGCCCCAGGCGGAGGCGATCTGGCGGCAGGCCGATGAGCGCGGGGTGCCGCGCATCGCCTTTGTCAACAAGATGGACTGTGGGGGGGCCGACTTCTCCCGCGTGCTCGAGATGATGCGGGAGCGGCTGGGGGCGAAGCCTCTCGCGATGCAACTCCCGGTGGGGGCGGAGGCCGGGTTCCGGGGGGTGGTCGATCTGGTGGCCCGCCGGGCGCGACTGTGGGACCGGGAAGAGGAGGGCCCCGGGGGGGAGGACGGGCCGATTCCTGCCGAGCTGCACGCGCAGGCCGGCGCTGCCCGGGCAAGGCTCCTGGATGCCCTCGCCGAGGTCGACGAGGTCTTTCGCCGGGGGGGTGTGGCCGGGGAGGACCCGCCGGAAGAGGCGGTCCGAGCCGGGGTTCGGCGGGCTACCCTGGCGTGCCGGGGGGTGCCGGTGCTGTGCGGTTCGGCGTTCCGCAGCAAGGGGCTCGCAGCGCTCCTGGACGCGGTGGTGGACTACCTGCCCAGCCCCACGGACGTGCCGCCCCAGGTGGGGTACGACCTGGCGGGCAGCAGGGGGGTGGTTCGACGGCCGGACCCTCGGGAGCCCTTCGCGGCCCTGGTGTTCAAGGTGATGACCGACCCGTATGTCGGGCCGCTCACCTTCTTGCGAGTGTATTCGGGAGCGCTCCAGGCCGGGGCCTACGTGCTCAACCCCAGGCGGGGCAAGAGGGAGCGGGTCGGGCGCCTGCTCGAGATGCGCGCCACCGAACGGCGGGAGATCGAGGCCCTGGGTGCGGGGGGCGTGGGTGCCGCGGTAGGGCTCAAGAACACCGTGGCCGGCGATACCCTGTGCGATCCCGGCGCGCCCGTGGTGTTGGAGCTCTCGGAGCCGACCGAGCCGGTCCTCTCTGTGGCCCTGGAGCCGAAGACGCAGGCCGATCGGGAAAAACTCGCGGCGGGCCTGGCGCGTATGGCTTCGGAAGACCCGGCGCTTCTGGCCCGGATGGACGAGGAAACGGGGCGGGCGGTGCTCTCGGGGGGCAGCGAGCTGCACCTGGAGATCCTCGTGAATCGCCTCCTGCGGGAGTTTCAGGTGGGGGCCCAGGTGGAGGGGGTGGCGGTGGCGTACCGGGAGACGGTGTCCGCCGCAGCCCAGGCCGAGGGGCGCTTCGTTCGGCAGACGGGGGGGCGAGGCCACTATGGACACGTGGTCTTGCGGGTCGAGCCGGGCGACCCGGGGGAAGCTCTGGTCTTCGCGAGCGCCGCGAGCGCATCGCCCGTGCCCCGGGAGTACCTGCCCGCCGTCGAGAAGGGTGTGGCGGAGGGCCTGGAGCGGGGGCCGCTGGGCGGGTTTCCGGTGGTGGGCGTGCGCGTCACCGTGCTCGGGGGCTCCTGGCGCGAGGCCGAGAGCTCGGAGGTCGCCTTCCAGCTCGCGGCGTCCCAGGCGGTTCGGGAGGCGGTTCGAGCGGCGGCCCCGGTACTGCTGGAGCCGGTCATGGCGCTGGAAGTCGCGGTCCCGGGAGAGTTTCTCGGCGACGTCACGGCAGAGCTGGCGGCGCGGGGCGGCGCGATTCGCGGTACGGACCGGCGGGGGGGGGCCCAGGTGGTTTACGCCGACGTTCCCCTGGCGGCGCTGTTGGGCTACGGGAGGGTTCTTCGGGCCCGCACCCAGGGACGGGGCACCTTCGGGATGCGGTTTCGACAGTATCGCAGAGCCGTGGATGATGCGGGGTCTCCGGCGGCGTAA
- the rpsL gene encoding 30S ribosomal protein S12 has protein sequence MPTINQLVRKGREKVRKKTKSPAMESCPQRRGVCTRVYTTTPKKPNSALRKVARVRLTTGKEVTVYIPGEGHNLQEHSVVLVRGGRVKDLPGVRYHIVRGTLDSVGVQSRRQARSKYGAKKPK, from the coding sequence ATGCCCACGATCAATCAGCTCGTCCGCAAGGGCCGGGAGAAGGTCCGCAAGAAGACCAAGTCCCCTGCCATGGAGAGTTGTCCCCAGCGCCGGGGCGTGTGCACCCGCGTCTACACCACCACGCCCAAGAAGCCCAACTCCGCCCTGCGGAAGGTGGCCCGCGTTCGGCTCACCACCGGCAAGGAAGTGACGGTGTACATCCCCGGTGAGGGACACAACCTCCAGGAGCACTCGGTGGTCCTGGTGCGCGGCGGCCGCGTGAAGGACCTTCCGGGCGTGCGCTACCACATCGTCCGGGGCACCCTCGACTCGGTCGGGGTGCAGAGCCGCCGGCAGGCCCGCTCCAAGTACGGCGCCAAGAAGCCCAAGTAG
- the tuf gene encoding elongation factor Tu yields MAKETFKRTKPHVNIGTIGHVDHGKTTLTAAITKVLSNKGFAKFTAFDEIDKAPEERERGITIATAHVEYETVKRHYAHVDCPGHADYIKNMITGAAQMDGAILVVSAADGPMPQTREHVLLARQVNVPYLVVYLNKVDMVDDPELLELVELEVRELLSSYEFPGDDTPVVKGSALKALGCGCGKPECADCKSIYELMDAVDSWIPEPQRDKDKPFLMPVEDVFSISGRGTVATGRIERGIVKVQDEVEIVGFTPTTKTVVTGVEMFRKLLDQGEAGDNVGVLLRGVKRDDVERGQVLAKPGSITPHKKFKCEVYVLSKEEGGRHTPFFNGYRPQFYFRTTDVTGVCTLPEGTEMVMPGDNVRMDVELITPIAMEEGLRFAIREGGRTVGAGVVTAINE; encoded by the coding sequence ATGGCCAAGGAAACCTTCAAGCGAACCAAGCCCCACGTGAACATCGGGACGATCGGGCACGTGGATCACGGGAAGACGACCCTGACGGCGGCGATCACCAAGGTGCTGTCGAACAAGGGGTTTGCGAAGTTCACGGCGTTTGACGAGATCGACAAGGCGCCCGAGGAGCGCGAGCGGGGCATCACCATCGCCACGGCGCACGTGGAGTACGAGACCGTCAAGCGCCACTACGCGCACGTGGACTGTCCGGGCCACGCCGATTACATCAAGAACATGATCACGGGTGCGGCGCAGATGGACGGGGCGATCCTGGTGGTGAGCGCGGCGGACGGACCGATGCCCCAGACCCGGGAGCACGTGCTGCTGGCGCGGCAGGTCAACGTGCCCTACCTGGTGGTGTATCTCAACAAGGTCGACATGGTGGACGACCCGGAGCTGCTGGAGCTGGTGGAGCTGGAGGTGCGCGAGCTCCTGAGCAGCTACGAGTTTCCCGGGGACGACACCCCGGTGGTCAAGGGCAGCGCGCTCAAGGCCCTGGGGTGCGGGTGCGGCAAGCCCGAGTGCGCCGACTGCAAGTCGATCTACGAGCTGATGGACGCGGTGGACAGCTGGATACCGGAGCCGCAGCGCGACAAGGACAAGCCGTTTCTGATGCCGGTGGAGGACGTGTTTTCGATCTCGGGTCGGGGCACGGTGGCCACGGGGCGCATCGAGCGGGGCATCGTCAAGGTGCAGGACGAAGTGGAGATCGTGGGGTTCACCCCGACGACCAAGACCGTGGTGACGGGGGTGGAGATGTTTCGCAAGCTCCTGGACCAGGGGGAGGCGGGCGACAACGTGGGGGTGCTGCTGCGGGGGGTCAAGCGCGACGACGTGGAGCGGGGGCAGGTGCTGGCCAAGCCCGGCTCGATCACGCCGCACAAGAAGTTCAAGTGCGAGGTGTACGTGCTGTCGAAGGAAGAAGGTGGGCGGCACACGCCGTTTTTCAACGGGTACCGGCCCCAGTTCTACTTTCGGACGACGGACGTGACGGGGGTGTGCACGCTGCCGGAGGGCACGGAGATGGTGATGCCCGGGGACAACGTGCGCATGGACGTGGAGCTGATCACGCCGATCGCGATGGAGGAAGGGCTGCGGTTCGCGATCCGGGAAGGTGGGCGCACGGTCGGAGCCGGGGTCGTCACCGCCATCAACGAGTAG